A portion of the Flavobacterium limnophilum genome contains these proteins:
- a CDS encoding virulence RhuM family protein, with the protein MQAPILLYQTSETNINVEVTYLDESFWLSQKAMAQLFGVESHTVTYHLKEIFKSNELEESSSTRKIRVVQMEGKREVSREIDFYNLDAIIAVGYRVNSNQATQFRIWATKTLKEFIIKGFVLNDEMLKNGKAFGKDYFEELLERIREIRSSERRFYQKITDIYALSADYEKESSTTKTFFAMVQNKLHWAITGKTAAEIIYTEADANKLYMGLSTWKDAPNGKIQKTDVSIAKNYLNDAHLQELNRIVSAYLDLAENYAKRQIVMQMEDWTLFLNNFLQLSNYPILNDKGKITHLEAKIKAEMEFDKFRIIQDREYLSDFDKEVLKLNKNK; encoded by the coding sequence ATGCAAGCACCTATATTATTATATCAAACATCAGAAACGAACATCAATGTTGAAGTAACGTATTTGGACGAAAGTTTTTGGCTTTCACAAAAAGCGATGGCGCAATTGTTTGGCGTTGAATCTCATACTGTAACCTATCATTTAAAAGAAATTTTTAAATCCAATGAATTAGAAGAAAGTTCAAGTACTCGAAAAATTCGAGTAGTTCAAATGGAAGGGAAAAGAGAAGTCAGCAGAGAAATTGATTTCTATAATCTGGATGCCATTATTGCCGTTGGCTATAGAGTCAATTCCAATCAAGCCACTCAATTCAGGATTTGGGCAACCAAAACACTCAAAGAATTCATCATAAAAGGATTTGTTTTGAATGACGAAATGCTGAAAAACGGTAAAGCATTTGGCAAAGATTATTTTGAAGAATTACTGGAACGCATTAGAGAAATTCGCTCTTCGGAAAGACGGTTTTATCAAAAAATAACTGATATTTATGCGCTTTCAGCAGATTATGAAAAAGAAAGCTCCACTACAAAAACGTTTTTTGCCATGGTACAAAACAAATTACATTGGGCAATAACCGGAAAAACGGCCGCAGAAATTATTTATACCGAAGCCGATGCCAACAAACTTTATATGGGATTATCCACCTGGAAAGATGCGCCAAACGGCAAAATTCAAAAAACGGATGTGAGCATTGCCAAAAACTACTTGAACGATGCCCATCTTCAGGAATTAAACCGAATTGTTTCGGCTTACTTGGACTTGGCAGAAAACTATGCCAAAAGACAAATTGTTATGCAAATGGAAGACTGGACTTTGTTCCTAAATAACTTTCTGCAACTCTCCAATTATCCAATTCTAAACGACAAAGGAAAAATCACTCATCTGGAAGCTAAAATTAAAGCAGAAATGGAGTTTGATAAATTTAGAATTATTCAGGACAGGGAATACTTATCGGATTTTGACAAAGAAGTTCTGAAATTAAATAAAAATAAGTGA
- the nagB gene encoding glucosamine-6-phosphate deaminase has translation MKTALEIRPDISYKSPGKFEETRFEKIHNEIFKNSMEGSLIVAKEIAQLIKFKQEKNEPCVLGLATGSSPIKVYEELVRMHKEEGLSFKNVITFNLDEYYPMTKENNQSYFHFMHQHLFNHIDIKPENIHIPDGSVAFEDLNQYCIDYEINIKNAGGLDFQLLGIGRTGHVGFNEPGSHINSGTRIITLDHITRVDASSDFNGIDNVPKRAITMGVSTILRSKRIVLMAWGQNKADVIKRTIQGDITSEVPATFLQNHANATFVLDQAAASELTRFKTPWLVGECIWTQELKSKAIVWLCQQTNQSILKLTDRDYNNNGMSDLLAAGGSAYDLNINMFNVLQHTITGWPGGKPNTDDSNRPERANPAQKRVILFSPHPDDDVISMGGTFSKLIKQGHEVHVVYQTSGNIAVTDDEALKFAEVCNDFVGDDERKVDFQAIINFLKNKSENQIDSLEVLKLKGLIRRRESHAAVRYIGLKDENTHFLDMPFYETGQIKKNPMGTEDINLVATIIAKIKPHQIFAAGDLADPHGTHEVCLNAIYAALKKLKPESYMKDCWLWLYRGAWHEWDVHEIDMAVPLSPDEVTLKRAAILYHQSQKDRVMFQGNDSREFWVRAEDRNKHTAKLYDDLGLAEYEAIEAFKRFEY, from the coding sequence ATGAAAACTGCTTTAGAAATTAGACCTGATATCAGTTATAAAAGCCCTGGTAAATTTGAAGAAACCCGATTTGAAAAAATCCATAACGAAATTTTTAAAAATTCGATGGAAGGTTCCCTAATTGTTGCAAAAGAAATAGCACAATTAATCAAATTCAAGCAAGAAAAAAATGAACCTTGCGTGCTTGGGTTGGCTACAGGTTCTTCTCCCATAAAAGTGTATGAAGAATTGGTAAGGATGCACAAGGAAGAAGGTCTTAGTTTCAAAAACGTGATTACTTTCAATTTGGACGAATATTATCCAATGACAAAGGAAAACAACCAGAGCTATTTCCATTTTATGCACCAGCATCTTTTCAATCATATCGACATAAAGCCCGAAAACATTCACATTCCTGATGGTTCGGTAGCTTTTGAAGATTTGAATCAATATTGCATTGATTATGAAATAAACATCAAAAATGCCGGCGGACTTGATTTCCAATTGTTGGGAATTGGTCGAACGGGTCACGTTGGTTTCAATGAGCCAGGTTCACACATCAATTCCGGAACCCGAATCATTACTTTGGACCACATTACCAGAGTCGATGCCTCGTCTGATTTCAACGGAATCGACAACGTTCCCAAAAGAGCAATCACAATGGGCGTTTCCACCATTCTTCGTTCCAAAAGAATCGTGTTGATGGCTTGGGGACAAAATAAGGCCGATGTCATCAAAAGAACTATTCAAGGCGATATTACTTCCGAAGTTCCTGCCACATTTTTGCAAAATCATGCCAATGCCACCTTCGTTTTAGACCAAGCAGCCGCTTCAGAGTTGACCCGATTTAAAACACCTTGGTTGGTTGGAGAATGCATTTGGACACAGGAATTAAAAAGCAAGGCGATTGTTTGGCTATGCCAACAAACCAATCAGTCCATATTGAAATTGACCGACAGGGATTACAACAATAATGGAATGTCGGATTTGCTTGCCGCAGGAGGTTCAGCTTATGATTTGAACATCAATATGTTCAATGTTTTACAACACACCATTACGGGCTGGCCAGGCGGAAAGCCAAATACGGACGATAGCAACAGACCCGAAAGAGCCAATCCAGCCCAAAAAAGAGTCATACTTTTCAGTCCACATCCAGACGATGACGTGATTTCCATGGGAGGTACTTTTTCGAAATTGATAAAACAAGGTCACGAAGTGCATGTGGTGTATCAAACCTCCGGAAACATTGCCGTTACAGACGATGAAGCCTTGAAATTTGCTGAAGTTTGCAATGATTTTGTCGGTGATGACGAGCGTAAAGTTGATTTTCAAGCCATCATCAATTTCTTGAAAAACAAATCCGAAAACCAAATCGATTCCTTGGAAGTTCTAAAATTAAAAGGATTGATTAGACGCCGTGAATCCCACGCAGCCGTAAGATACATTGGATTGAAAGACGAAAACACCCATTTCTTGGATATGCCTTTTTACGAAACGGGTCAAATCAAGAAAAACCCGATGGGTACGGAGGATATTAACCTTGTTGCAACTATTATAGCCAAAATAAAACCACACCAAATTTTTGCTGCAGGTGATTTGGCCGATCCACACGGAACCCATGAAGTTTGTCTCAACGCCATTTATGCAGCCTTGAAAAAACTGAAGCCAGAATCTTACATGAAAGATTGTTGGTTGTGGTTGTACCGTGGTGCTTGGCACGAATGGGATGTCCACGAAATTGACATGGCCGTGCCGTTGAGTCCAGATGAGGTAACGCTCAAAAGAGCCGCTATTTTGTACCATCAATCCCAAAAAGACAGGGTAATGTTCCAAGGAAATGATTCCCGAGAATTCTGGGTTAGAGCCGAAGATCGCAATAAGCATACCGCAAAATTATACGATGATTTAGGCCTTGCCGAATACGAAGCCATTGAAGCTTTCAAGCGTTTTGAATATTAA
- a CDS encoding DUF418 domain-containing protein, protein MSNSILNLKTPRVEVVDALRGFAIMSIMFLHNIEHFDYYYFPEALPEWMKVMDKIIWEILFFLFGGKSYAIFALLFGFSFYIQNDNQEKKGNDFRLRFLWRLLLLLGFGILNTVFYEGDILVLYAVLGVVLILVCKWNDKAVFITALILMLQPLEWSKYFYMLLHPDYVPMPNLSEHYFGMMGDYLKSNSFMDYAVGNLTIGRWASIFWSWENGRFFQAPALFMFGLLLGRKKLFIASVESNLFWKKALQYAIVFFILSFTFKTFLPELIERKTLMNSLSVIVTSWSNLAFMIVLVSTFILLYRKESVCNLLSKLIPFGKMSLTNYILQSIVGCFIYYRYGLGLVEYTGATYSLLIGIGLFILQLFFCKWWLAKYKQGPLEYIWHKATWISFGKQ, encoded by the coding sequence ATGTCAAACAGTATTTTAAATCTAAAAACGCCAAGAGTTGAAGTGGTTGATGCCTTGAGAGGTTTTGCCATAATGTCCATTATGTTTCTGCACAATATAGAACATTTTGATTACTATTATTTCCCTGAAGCCTTGCCAGAATGGATGAAAGTGATGGATAAAATAATTTGGGAAATCTTGTTTTTCCTTTTTGGCGGAAAATCCTATGCCATTTTTGCTTTGTTGTTTGGCTTCAGTTTTTATATCCAAAACGACAATCAAGAGAAAAAAGGGAATGATTTTAGATTGCGATTTCTTTGGCGATTGTTGTTGCTTTTAGGATTTGGTATTCTCAATACAGTCTTTTATGAAGGTGATATTCTGGTGCTTTATGCAGTTTTGGGTGTTGTTTTGATTTTGGTTTGCAAATGGAATGATAAAGCTGTTTTTATTACCGCCTTAATTTTGATGTTGCAACCTTTAGAATGGTCAAAGTATTTTTATATGCTTTTACATCCCGATTATGTTCCAATGCCCAATTTATCGGAGCATTATTTTGGAATGATGGGCGACTATTTAAAAAGCAATTCCTTTATGGATTATGCAGTTGGAAATCTAACCATTGGAAGATGGGCATCTATTTTTTGGTCTTGGGAAAACGGACGTTTTTTTCAGGCTCCAGCTTTATTTATGTTTGGATTGTTGTTAGGACGAAAGAAACTTTTCATCGCATCGGTTGAAAGTAATTTATTTTGGAAAAAAGCGTTGCAATATGCTATTGTTTTTTTTATCCTGTCATTCACTTTCAAAACTTTTTTGCCTGAACTAATAGAGCGAAAAACATTGATGAACAGCCTTTCGGTTATAGTAACCTCTTGGTCAAATCTGGCTTTTATGATTGTTCTTGTGTCTACTTTTATATTGTTGTATCGAAAAGAATCTGTGTGTAATCTTCTTTCAAAACTCATTCCCTTTGGGAAAATGAGTCTAACCAATTACATCTTGCAATCTATTGTGGGTTGCTTTATTTACTACCGATATGGCTTGGGACTTGTTGAATATACAGGTGCAACTTATTCTTTGTTAATTGGAATTGGTTTATTTATTTTGCAATTGTTTTTCTGTAAATGGTGGCTTGCAAAGTACAAACAGGGGCCATTGGAATATATTTGGCATAAGGCGACCTGGATTTCATTTGGAAAACAATAA
- a CDS encoding ABC-F family ATP-binding cassette domain-containing protein, translating to MLSINNLSVQFGKRILFDEVNTVFTQGNIYGVIGANGAGKSTFLKIIAGEMDPTSGHIHLEPGKRMSVLNQNHNMFDEHTVLETVLMGNKVLYKVKTEMDALYLDYTDENADRIGELQVQFEEMNGWNADSDAASMLSNLGITEDNHYTMMADLEGKMKVRVLLAQALFGNPDLLIMDEPTNDLDFETIAWLENFLANYENTVIVVSHDRHFLDAVCTHISDIDFSKINHYSGNYTFWYESSQLAAKQRAQQNKKAEEKKQELEEFIRRFSANVAKSKQATSRKKMISKLNISEIKPSSRRYPAIIFDQEREAGDQILNVQDLSASVDGELLFKGVDLNMAKGDKIVLFSKDSRATTAFYEILNGNQTADSGTYDWGVTTNQAYLPGDNHSFFENDYSLVDWLRQWVKTEEERDEVNIRSFLGKMIFSGEEALKTCNVLSGGEKVRCMLSRMMMERANVLMLDEPTNHLDLESITAFNNSLKNYKGSVIFTTHDHEFAQTVGNRVVELTPKGAIDRYMTFDEYLDNEGVQELRTKMYS from the coding sequence ATGTTATCAATCAATAATTTATCAGTTCAGTTTGGCAAAAGAATTTTGTTTGACGAAGTAAATACGGTCTTTACACAAGGTAATATTTATGGCGTTATTGGAGCCAACGGAGCTGGAAAATCCACTTTTCTTAAAATAATTGCTGGCGAAATGGATCCCACTTCGGGACATATTCATTTGGAGCCGGGAAAACGTATGTCGGTTTTGAACCAAAACCATAATATGTTCGACGAACATACGGTTCTGGAAACAGTCCTTATGGGAAACAAAGTTTTGTATAAAGTAAAAACCGAAATGGACGCCCTCTATTTGGATTACACCGATGAAAATGCAGACAGAATAGGAGAGTTGCAAGTACAATTCGAAGAAATGAACGGTTGGAATGCCGATTCTGACGCAGCTTCAATGTTGTCCAATTTAGGTATAACCGAAGACAATCATTATACAATGATGGCTGATTTGGAAGGAAAAATGAAAGTGCGAGTACTTTTGGCGCAAGCCCTTTTTGGAAATCCAGATTTGTTGATTATGGATGAGCCTACCAATGATTTGGATTTTGAAACCATTGCGTGGTTGGAGAATTTCTTGGCCAATTATGAAAATACGGTTATCGTGGTTTCTCACGACCGTCACTTTTTGGATGCGGTTTGCACCCATATTTCCGATATTGATTTCAGCAAAATCAACCACTATTCAGGAAACTATACTTTCTGGTACGAATCCAGTCAATTAGCGGCCAAACAACGTGCACAACAAAACAAGAAAGCCGAAGAAAAGAAACAAGAACTAGAAGAATTCATCCGTCGTTTTTCTGCGAATGTGGCCAAATCCAAACAAGCTACTTCTCGTAAAAAGATGATTTCCAAGTTGAATATTTCCGAGATAAAACCGTCAAGCCGTCGTTATCCTGCCATTATTTTTGACCAAGAACGTGAAGCCGGTGACCAGATTTTGAACGTGCAAGATTTAAGCGCTTCTGTTGATGGTGAACTTTTGTTTAAAGGCGTTGATTTGAATATGGCCAAAGGTGATAAAATCGTTCTTTTCTCTAAAGATTCACGTGCCACAACAGCATTCTACGAAATATTAAACGGAAATCAAACTGCCGATTCAGGAACTTACGATTGGGGAGTTACTACCAATCAAGCCTATTTACCGGGTGATAACCATTCGTTTTTCGAAAATGATTATTCTTTGGTGGATTGGTTGCGTCAATGGGTAAAAACTGAGGAAGAACGTGACGAGGTGAACATTCGTAGTTTCTTGGGTAAAATGATTTTCTCTGGGGAAGAAGCCTTGAAAACTTGTAACGTATTGTCGGGAGGAGAAAAAGTGCGTTGCATGTTGTCTCGAATGATGATGGAAAGAGCCAATGTCTTGATGCTGGACGAACCAACAAACCACTTGGATTTGGAGTCGATCACGGCTTTCAACAACTCGTTGAAAAACTATAAAGGTTCCGTTATTTTCACCACACATGATCACGAGTTTGCCCAAACTGTTGGTAACAGGGTAGTAGAATTAACACCAAAAGGAGCTATTGACCGTTACATGACTTTCGATGAATACTTGGATAACGAAGGAGTCCAGGAATTAAGAACGAAAATGTATTCTTAA
- a CDS encoding aspartate carbamoyltransferase catalytic subunit: MSELSVNHLLGIKYINKKDIDLIFETADHFKEVINRPIKKVPSLRDITIANIFFENSTRTKLSFELAQKRLSADVISFSAAQSSVKKGETLIDTVNNILSMKVDMVVMRHSSPGAAHFLSQNVKASIVNAGDGAHEHPTQALLDSYSIREKLGDVAGKKVVIVGDILHSRVALSNIYALQMQGAEVKVCGPKTLIPRYIESLGVKVEPNLRKALEWCDVANMLRVQNERMDVNFFPSTREYAQQYGLDKTLLDSLNKEIVIMHPGPINRGVEITSDVADSKQSVILNQVENGVAIRMAVIYLLASKIQ; encoded by the coding sequence ATGAGCGAGTTAAGTGTAAATCATTTATTGGGAATTAAATATATCAACAAGAAAGATATTGACCTTATTTTTGAAACCGCCGATCATTTTAAAGAAGTTATCAATCGTCCCATCAAAAAAGTGCCTTCACTTAGAGACATTACCATTGCCAACATCTTTTTCGAAAACAGTACCAGAACCAAGTTGTCCTTTGAATTGGCACAGAAACGTTTGTCTGCGGACGTAATTAGCTTTTCGGCAGCGCAATCCTCGGTTAAAAAAGGAGAAACCCTGATAGATACCGTAAACAACATTCTTTCGATGAAAGTGGATATGGTGGTGATGCGACATTCCAGTCCCGGAGCGGCTCATTTCTTGTCACAAAACGTGAAAGCAAGTATTGTAAATGCTGGTGATGGCGCTCACGAACACCCAACACAAGCTTTGTTGGACAGTTATTCCATTCGTGAAAAACTGGGCGATGTGGCCGGAAAAAAAGTGGTCATCGTGGGTGATATTCTGCATTCAAGGGTAGCGCTTTCGAACATATACGCTTTGCAAATGCAAGGTGCCGAAGTTAAGGTTTGCGGACCAAAAACACTTATTCCGAGATATATAGAATCACTTGGAGTAAAAGTGGAACCTAATTTGCGCAAAGCATTGGAATGGTGTGACGTGGCTAATATGCTTCGTGTTCAAAACGAACGAATGGACGTGAATTTCTTTCCTTCCACCCGGGAATATGCACAGCAATATGGATTGGATAAAACCTTGCTCGATTCGCTAAATAAAGAAATCGTGATTATGCACCCAGGGCCAATTAATCGTGGAGTCGAAATCACCTCAGATGTTGCCGACTCGAAACAGTCGGTGATTTTGAACCAAGTAGAAAACGGTGTCGCGATTCGAATGGCGGTAATCTATTTGTTGGCTTCCAAAATTCAGTAA
- a CDS encoding beta-N-acetylhexosaminidase, whose protein sequence is MKYIFIILISSFLANAQIKTEQLNLMPWPQSINLTDGNFVLDKGFKLNITGNPNPRIFIGATRFLRRLDGRTGLFFNQGFVTGLNEVPNAKLQINCAQNGKIGLHEDESYRLEINSGKITINATSDLGALHALETLLQMLQNSSTSYYFPTAVIEDFPRFSWRGLMIDAARHFLPVDVIKRNIDAMAAMKMNVFHWHLVDDQGWRIEMNKHPKLTQLASDGDFYTQEEIKNIVKYADERGILVVPEIDVPGHGTAILTAYPEIGSKINFDKTTYSIERNAGVFRPTLDPSNPKTYLLLSEIFDEVCPLFPGKYFHIGGDENEGKDWDSNPKIQEFKKKYKLENNHELQTYFTMQLIPMLKKHDKELMGWEEIMTKNMSQDAIIHSWKGTNEGVATGSSLVNAVKNGYKTVLSNGYYIDLMQGVESHYLTDPMPKNTLLSAEEKARILGGEATMWSELASPTTIDSRIWPRTCAIAERLWSNENITDLGSLRKRLKTVSFRLEELGITHIRNKAVLLRNISNNQKSEALEDFSNICEPLKIYSRNIGGTEYQMYSPLTLFADACTPDASDALDFDAAVNQYLKNKNAENQVLVTDFLKKWIGLNINLMELSANAPLVQPLLPLSKSLSDLSGQLLLLIDKKQSVNPSVLKDLLEQCNSKNHADVELAVYNSLKKLIQA, encoded by the coding sequence ATGAAATACATTTTTATCATATTAATTTCAAGTTTTCTGGCGAATGCCCAGATAAAAACAGAGCAATTAAATCTGATGCCTTGGCCGCAAAGCATCAATTTGACAGACGGAAATTTTGTCTTGGACAAAGGTTTTAAACTCAACATTACAGGCAATCCCAATCCAAGAATATTCATTGGAGCGACCCGGTTTCTAAGAAGATTGGACGGAAGAACGGGCTTGTTTTTTAACCAAGGATTTGTAACAGGTTTAAACGAAGTTCCCAATGCCAAACTGCAAATCAATTGTGCCCAAAATGGAAAAATTGGATTGCATGAAGACGAAAGTTACCGACTTGAAATTAATTCCGGCAAAATAACGATAAATGCCACTTCCGATTTGGGGGCGCTGCATGCTTTGGAAACCTTGTTGCAGATGTTGCAAAACAGCAGCACTTCCTATTATTTTCCGACTGCAGTTATCGAAGATTTTCCAAGATTTAGCTGGAGAGGCTTGATGATTGATGCAGCCCGACATTTTCTGCCCGTGGATGTCATCAAGAGAAATATCGATGCGATGGCGGCCATGAAAATGAATGTTTTTCATTGGCATTTGGTCGATGACCAAGGTTGGCGAATCGAAATGAATAAACATCCCAAACTGACGCAATTGGCTTCGGATGGTGATTTTTATACCCAAGAAGAAATCAAGAATATCGTAAAATATGCCGATGAAAGAGGAATTCTGGTTGTTCCGGAAATAGACGTTCCGGGACACGGAACGGCAATACTCACGGCTTATCCAGAAATTGGAAGCAAAATAAATTTCGATAAAACGACTTATTCCATCGAAAGAAATGCGGGAGTTTTTAGGCCTACATTAGACCCATCCAATCCGAAAACCTATCTATTGCTGAGCGAAATATTCGACGAAGTTTGTCCGCTGTTTCCGGGCAAATATTTTCACATTGGAGGCGATGAAAACGAAGGAAAAGACTGGGATTCCAATCCGAAAATACAGGAATTCAAAAAGAAATACAAGTTGGAAAACAACCACGAGTTGCAGACTTATTTCACGATGCAGTTGATTCCAATGCTCAAAAAGCACGACAAGGAATTAATGGGTTGGGAAGAAATAATGACAAAAAATATGTCCCAAGATGCCATAATCCATTCCTGGAAAGGGACAAACGAAGGCGTCGCAACAGGTAGTTCACTTGTCAATGCTGTGAAGAACGGCTACAAAACGGTTTTGTCCAACGGCTATTATATCGATTTAATGCAAGGTGTCGAAAGCCATTATTTGACTGATCCAATGCCAAAAAACACCCTTCTTTCTGCCGAAGAAAAAGCACGAATTTTGGGTGGAGAAGCCACGATGTGGAGCGAATTGGCATCGCCAACAACGATAGATTCCAGAATTTGGCCAAGGACTTGCGCCATAGCCGAAAGATTATGGTCGAATGAAAACATTACGGATTTGGGCAGTTTGCGCAAAAGACTGAAAACTGTTTCTTTCCGATTGGAAGAATTGGGAATTACACACATCAGAAACAAAGCGGTTCTGTTGCGAAACATCAGCAACAATCAGAAAAGTGAGGCTTTGGAGGATTTCTCCAATATATGTGAACCGTTAAAAATCTATTCCCGAAATATCGGCGGAACTGAATATCAAATGTATTCGCCTTTGACTCTTTTTGCCGATGCTTGCACACCAGACGCTTCCGATGCTTTAGATTTTGATGCTGCGGTAAATCAATATTTAAAAAACAAGAATGCAGAGAATCAGGTTTTGGTTACTGATTTCTTGAAAAAATGGATTGGTTTAAATATCAATTTGATGGAGCTTAGCGCCAATGCTCCGTTGGTGCAACCACTTTTGCCCTTGTCAAAAAGTTTGTCTGATTTATCGGGACAACTCTTGTTGCTCATTGACAAAAAACAATCCGTGAATCCATCAGTGTTGAAGGATTTATTGGAACAATGCAATTCAAAAAATCACGCCGATGTAGAGTTGGCGGTTTATAATAGCTTGAAAAAATTGATTCAAGCATAA
- a CDS encoding ribonuclease Z: MNLTILGCYAATPRTFTNPTSQVLEIRNRLFLIDCGEGTQVQLRKNKIRFSKINHIFISHLHGDHFFGLVGLVSTFSLLNRTTDLHIYGPKGIKEIIDLQLKLSNSWPGYGLFFHELESKESEVVFEDDKVIVKTIPLKHRVYTNGFLFQEKIRERKLDFKAVQDYEIDRCYYQNIKNGKDITLDDGRVIENHKLTFDPVPPLSYAFCSDTVYNESIIPIINEVDVLYHESTFLDSEETLAGKTMHSTAKEAATIALKANVKQLVLGHYSTRYASIELFKEQAETIFPNILLADDGKSFEF, translated from the coding sequence TTGAATTTAACCATCCTCGGCTGTTATGCGGCCACACCACGCACTTTTACCAATCCCACTTCACAGGTTTTAGAAATCAGGAATCGATTGTTTCTAATTGATTGTGGCGAAGGTACGCAGGTGCAATTACGCAAAAACAAAATCCGTTTTTCGAAAATCAACCATATTTTTATTTCACATTTGCACGGTGACCACTTTTTTGGCTTGGTGGGTTTGGTTTCGACCTTTTCACTGCTGAACAGAACTACCGATTTGCACATTTATGGGCCAAAAGGAATCAAGGAAATCATTGATTTACAATTGAAATTATCGAATTCTTGGCCTGGTTATGGCTTGTTTTTCCACGAATTGGAGTCCAAGGAAAGTGAAGTTGTTTTTGAAGACGACAAGGTAATCGTGAAAACCATTCCTTTAAAACATAGGGTTTATACCAATGGCTTTCTGTTCCAAGAAAAAATTAGAGAACGAAAGTTGGACTTTAAAGCGGTTCAAGATTACGAAATCGACAGATGTTATTACCAGAATATCAAGAACGGAAAAGACATCACGCTTGATGACGGTCGCGTTATTGAAAACCACAAATTGACATTTGATCCCGTTCCACCATTGAGTTATGCTTTTTGTTCGGATACAGTGTATAACGAAAGTATTATTCCCATTATTAATGAAGTTGATGTCTTGTATCACGAATCCACTTTTTTGGATTCAGAGGAAACTTTGGCGGGAAAAACCATGCACTCCACGGCAAAAGAAGCCGCAACCATAGCCTTGAAAGCGAATGTCAAACAATTGGTTTTGGGACATTATTCCACGCGATATGCAAGTATTGAACTTTTTAAAGAGCAAGCCGAAACCATTTTTCCGAACATCCTTTTGGCCGATGACGGAAAATCGTTTGAGTTTTGA
- the pyrR gene encoding bifunctional pyr operon transcriptional regulator/uracil phosphoribosyltransferase PyrR, with the protein MSQKVLLTSKEVNIILHRLACQLIEKHLDFSDTILVGIQPRGTFLAERLKNLLEKEYKISKIALGYLDITFFRDDFRRTNKPLEANKTKIDFIVENKKVVFIDDVLYTGRSIRSALTAIQSFGRPSEIELLVLIDRRFSRHLPIQPDYRGRQVDAINDEKVQVCWKEQDGEDAVYLINK; encoded by the coding sequence ATGAGTCAAAAAGTATTGCTTACTTCCAAGGAAGTCAATATCATTCTGCACCGTTTGGCCTGTCAGTTAATCGAAAAACATCTTGATTTTTCGGATACCATTTTAGTTGGTATCCAGCCTCGTGGTACATTTTTGGCGGAGCGATTAAAAAATTTGTTGGAAAAAGAATATAAGATTTCAAAGATTGCTTTGGGCTATTTGGACATTACTTTCTTCAGGGATGATTTTCGAAGAACCAACAAGCCATTGGAAGCCAACAAAACCAAAATCGATTTTATCGTAGAAAACAAAAAAGTCGTTTTTATAGACGATGTTTTATATACCGGTCGAAGTATTCGGTCGGCATTGACTGCCATTCAGTCCTTTGGGAGACCATCGGAAATTGAATTATTGGTGCTTATTGATCGTCGTTTTAGCCGACATTTGCCTATTCAACCCGATTATCGCGGTCGCCAGGTGGATGCCATAAATGACGAAAAAGTGCAAGTGTGTTGGAAAGAACAAGACGGGGAAGATGCCGTTTATTTAATTAATAAATAA
- a CDS encoding ribonuclease Z, with the protein MKVDQKGHTVCIKDTKGDLVSFLMKITHEYKTFQKHNIIIDIRLHKNLSVKEINSFKALSKMHRKSKKSFIIATSDIDHNAVPDKLAVVRSLQEAHDIIEMEEIERDLGF; encoded by the coding sequence ATGAAAGTAGATCAAAAAGGACATACTGTTTGTATAAAAGACACAAAAGGAGATTTGGTTTCGTTTTTGATGAAAATTACTCACGAATATAAAACGTTCCAAAAGCATAATATCATTATTGATATCAGATTGCATAAAAACCTTTCGGTAAAAGAAATCAATAGTTTCAAGGCTCTTTCAAAAATGCACCGAAAATCCAAAAAATCGTTTATTATAGCCACGTCAGATATTGACCACAATGCCGTTCCTGACAAACTAGCCGTTGTTAGATCATTACAGGAAGCACATGATATTATTGAAATGGAGGAAATAGAACGAGATTTGGGCTTTTAA